From the Streptomyces nodosus genome, the window CTCCAGCGCCCCACGGCCGACGCCGCCGGGTGCCTTGAGTAGGGCGGCGAGGCGGTCGGACAGCTCGGCGATCGTCTGGTCGAGGCTCTCGGCGATGGCCGCGAAACGCTTCTCGTCGGCGGCGATGAGCGTCGGGTCGGCTTTGGGGGAGAGGCGGTCGGGAAGGTCGAACGCGCTGATGGCCGTGGAACCCATGTCATCGGCTCCGATCCGCGGCCGGGGCGGCGGCGCCCGACGACGCCCGCCCCCGCGCTCCGGTGCCGACGTCCGACTCACAAGCTGACAACTGCATAGGCACGTCGCAAAACTCCCGTTTCCCCAGGTTCCGGCCCAGGTCAGCGATTGTGCGGCATCCCCCGGGCCTTGCCGCAAGCCCCCCGGTGCGCTATAGGTTGAGAGTGGCGAGAGGTGCGTACTCCTTCTTGCCCGGCGCCCCCACCCCCACGGCAGTGGCCCTGACGACGTCCAGGCACGGGCGCCGAGCGGCGGGACCCGTACTACCGCGCCGCGGTGTCGTACTCCGGTGTGACCGTGAGCAGTTCGGACACGTCCGAGCCGGCCAGCAGCTCGCGCGGCTCCGCGCCCCGGCGGAACAGACGCGCGGCATGGGCGCCCTCCACCGAGGCGTGGGCCCCGGTCACCCGCAGCCAGGAGCCCTCACGCAGACCGAGCACCGGTACGTCGTTCTCCTCCAGGAACTCCGTGAGGCGCTCCTCGCGGGTCTCGCCCTTGTGCGTGGAGTGCGGATCGGGGTCGAGATAGTGCGGGTTGATCTGGAACGGGACCAGCCCCAGGGCCTCGAAGGACGGGGGCTGCACGATCGGCATGTCGTTGGTGGTGCGCAGGGAGGGGGCCGCCATGTTGGTGCCCGCGCTGGCGCCCATATAGGGCAGCCCGTCCCCGACCGCCTTGACCAACGCCTCCCGCAGGCCCGTCCGGTACAGCGCGCTCAACAGCCGGAAGGAGTTGCCGCCTCCGACGAACACGGCGTCCGCCTCGGCGAGTCGGTCGAGCGGGGCCCCGCCCTCGTGCACACCGTGCACCTCGATGCCGGCGCCCGTGAGCGCGGCGCGCACCTTGGCGGTGTAGCCGTCGTGGTCGGCGAGGGCGTACGGCACGAAGGCGAGCCGAGCCCGGGCCGGCAGGAAAGCGGTCACGGTGTCCAGGGCGTGTTCCAGGTAACCACGGCCGTACTGGGTGGAGTTGGACAGGAGCAGCAGGTTCACAGGGTGTTCCTCACCATCGGTTCGGTGCTTCAGGCGGTGCGGGTGCGCGGGCGGCGGTGGTGCTGGGGAGGGTGCGTCAGACGCTGTTCCAGCAGCCGGGCCGCCTTGCGCAGCGCGTCGAGCCGGTCCTCGGGCCCGTCGGGAAAGCGGTCCCGGGGGCTGCCCAGGCTGAGACTTCCGTAGGGCTCGGCGCCGAGGAAGACCGGTACGGCGACGGTGCCGATGCCCGTGTCGTACTCGCCGACCGTCCAGGCGTACCCCTGCGCCCGCACCTGTCGGAACTCGTGTTCCAACTGGTCGGGGTCGGTGACCGTGCGGTCGGTGAAGCGGGCCATCGGGCGGCCGCGGAAGAGCCGGTGGCGCTGATCGTCCGGCAGGAACGCGTAGTACGACTTGCTGGTCGCGCCCGCGTGCGCCGGATACAGCTCGCCGACCAGCGGGTAGTAGCGCAGCGGTCCCTCCCGCCCCTCGACGGCCGCCACGCACCGCATGTGGAAGCTGTCGGGCAGACAGAACAGGACCGTGTCACCGGTGGCGGCGCGCAGCTCCTGCAAAACCGGCTCGGCGAGCAGCTCCAGCGACCCGGAGCGCTCCCACAGGCGGCCCAGCCGCAGCGCGGCGGGGCCGATCCGATAGCGGCGGGTCGCCGGATCGGACACCAGGAAGCCACGGCCGGCCAGCGTGGACAGCAACCGCTGGGCGACCGAGGTGTCCCAGCCGAACTCGGTGGCGACCTCCGTCACCCCCCAGTCGGGCCGGGTGCGCTCGAAGGCCAGCAGCACCAGCAGGGCCCGGTCCACGGTCTGCAGCGCCCCGGCCGGTGTCTTCCGCTCGACGGGAACCTCGGACACGGTGACTCCTCCAGCGACTTCCGGATCGACCGATCCCTCGGCCCATCTCGCCATTCAGACCTGAATTGCAAATAACGGGAAACTGTTGCGTAGAAGGTTAATGGATCCTGAACCTTCTGTCTGCACCGCCTCACGGTGCGGATCAGGAGAAGCTGCCCATGTTGAAGTACGTCCTGGACATCGTGGATCTGCTGGACGATCCCGGCGCCGACGGCAAGCGAGTCGCCGCCTACCTCGACTCCGTCGCGGGTGCCGACGGCTCCGGCGCCCAGGTCACCACCGTCACCGGTGAGAAGGGCTCGACGGACTTCGTCCAGGTACGTGTGCCGGGCCGCACCGGCCGCGGCAGCGGTGGCTCCTCGCGCACCCTCGGTGTGGTCGGACGGCTGGGCGGCGTGGGGGCGCGCCCAGAGATGACCGGCCTGGTCTCGGACGCGGACGGCGCGATCGCCGCGCTCGCCACCGCAGCCAAGCTGCTGGACATGCGCCGGCGCGGCGATGTGCTCGACGGCGATGTGATCGTGGCCACACACATCTGCCCCAACGCCCCGACCGCACCGCACGACCCGGTGCCGTTCATGGACTCCCCGGTGGACATCGCCACCATGAACCGCCACGAGGTCACGGACGAGATGGAGGCGGTGCTCTCCATCGACACCACCAAGGGCAACCGGATCATCAACCACAAGGGCCTGGCCCTGTCGCCCACCGTCAAGGAGGGCTGGGTGCTCAAGGTCGCCGAGCAGCTGGGCGAGCTGCTGGCCGTGGTCACCGGCGAGCCCCTGGTCACCTACCCGGTGACCACCCAGGACATCACCCCGTACGGCAACGGCGTCCACCACATCAACTCGATCCTCCAGCCGGCCACGGCGACCGCCGCCCCCGTCGTCGGCCTCGCGATCACCTCGGCCGCCGCGGTGCCCGGCTGCCAGACCGGCGCCAGCCACGAGACCGACATCGCGGCCGCCGCCCGCTTCGCCGTCGAGACCGCCAAGGCCTACGGCGGCGGACGACTGGAGTTCCACGACGCTCCGGAGTTCGACCGGCTCGTGTCCCGCTACGGCTCGCTGGCCCACCTGCAGACCCTCGGCCGCACATCCCAGGAGTCCTGACCATGACCGGACACAAGAGAACCGCCGACACCGACGCCGCCGGCCGCAGAGAGCTGGGCAGCGACGACTACGCCCTCGCCCGCGTCCCGCGCGACGAACGGCTCGGCTTCGGGACGATGCTGCTCCAGTGGCTCGCCCAGTCGGGATCGATCTCACAGTTCACCCTGGGCGCCACCATCGGCGTCGGGATGTCCTTCGGCAACGCCTTCCTCGCCTTCACCCTCGGCGCGGTCATCCTGGAAGTCGTGATCTTCGCGATCGGACTCGCCGGAATGCGCGAGGGCCTGGCGACACCGCTGCTGACCCGCTGGGTCGGCTTCGGCCGCAACGGCTCCGCGCTCGTCAGCCTCGTCATCTCCATCAGCCTCGTCGGCTGGTTCGGAGTGCAGAACACGATCTTCGGCAACAGCGTCTCCGCGCTGGTCGGCGGCCCGTCCTGGCTGTGGTGCATCGTGGCGGGCCTGGCCATCACGGTCCTGGTCGTCTTCGGGTTCCGCTATATGGCGGTCTTCGCGAAGATCGTCACCCCGCTGTTCTTCGCGATGGTCGCCTGGTCCGTCACCGACGCCCTGAGCAAGCACTCCCTCTCGGAACTCGTCCACTCCCCGGCACCCGGCCCGGCGCTGCCGCTGTCCGTCGCCGCGACCGCCATCGCGGGCGGCTTCATGACCGGGGCGATCGTCGCTCCCGAGATGACCCGCTACAACCGCAAGGGCGCGCATGTCTTCGTGCAGAGTGCCTCGTCCATGATCCTCTCCGAGTACATCGTCGGGCTGACCGGTGTCCTGCTCGGCCACATGGTGGGCAGCAACCAGGTCTCCCAGATCGTGCTCTCCACCTCCGGCGTCTTCGGTGTGCTGGTCGTCCTGATGTCCACGGCGAAGATCAACGACTGGAACCTGTACGGCTCTTCGCTCGGCGTCGTCAACTTCTTCCAGGTCGTCTTCCGCAAGCGCCTGCGCCGCGGCGCGGTCACCATCGTCCTCGGCATCGCCGGCACCGCCCTGTCCGCGGTCGGCATCATGACCCACTTCACCGACTTCCTGTCGGTGCTGGGCGTCGCCATCCCGCCGGTCGGAGGCATCATCGTCGCCGAGTACTGGGTGGTGCGCCGCATGCGGGGACCGCTCGACGAGACCCGCGAGGCACAGACCCTGCCCGCCACCTCACCGGTGTGGGTGCCCATGTCCCTGGTCATCTGGGCGGCCGCGTTCTGCGTCGGCAAGTTCTACA encodes:
- the pepE gene encoding dipeptidase PepE, with amino-acid sequence MNLLLLSNSTQYGRGYLEHALDTVTAFLPARARLAFVPYALADHDGYTAKVRAALTGAGIEVHGVHEGGAPLDRLAEADAVFVGGGNSFRLLSALYRTGLREALVKAVGDGLPYMGASAGTNMAAPSLRTTNDMPIVQPPSFEALGLVPFQINPHYLDPDPHSTHKGETREERLTEFLEENDVPVLGLREGSWLRVTGAHASVEGAHAARLFRRGAEPRELLAGSDVSELLTVTPEYDTAAR
- a CDS encoding IclR family transcriptional regulator, whose protein sequence is MSEVPVERKTPAGALQTVDRALLVLLAFERTRPDWGVTEVATEFGWDTSVAQRLLSTLAGRGFLVSDPATRRYRIGPAALRLGRLWERSGSLELLAEPVLQELRAATGDTVLFCLPDSFHMRCVAAVEGREGPLRYYPLVGELYPAHAGATSKSYYAFLPDDQRHRLFRGRPMARFTDRTVTDPDQLEHEFRQVRAQGYAWTVGEYDTGIGTVAVPVFLGAEPYGSLSLGSPRDRFPDGPEDRLDALRKAARLLEQRLTHPPQHHRRPRTRTA
- a CDS encoding DUF1177 domain-containing protein; the encoded protein is MLKYVLDIVDLLDDPGADGKRVAAYLDSVAGADGSGAQVTTVTGEKGSTDFVQVRVPGRTGRGSGGSSRTLGVVGRLGGVGARPEMTGLVSDADGAIAALATAAKLLDMRRRGDVLDGDVIVATHICPNAPTAPHDPVPFMDSPVDIATMNRHEVTDEMEAVLSIDTTKGNRIINHKGLALSPTVKEGWVLKVAEQLGELLAVVTGEPLVTYPVTTQDITPYGNGVHHINSILQPATATAAPVVGLAITSAAAVPGCQTGASHETDIAAAARFAVETAKAYGGGRLEFHDAPEFDRLVSRYGSLAHLQTLGRTSQES
- a CDS encoding cytosine permease yields the protein MTGHKRTADTDAAGRRELGSDDYALARVPRDERLGFGTMLLQWLAQSGSISQFTLGATIGVGMSFGNAFLAFTLGAVILEVVIFAIGLAGMREGLATPLLTRWVGFGRNGSALVSLVISISLVGWFGVQNTIFGNSVSALVGGPSWLWCIVAGLAITVLVVFGFRYMAVFAKIVTPLFFAMVAWSVTDALSKHSLSELVHSPAPGPALPLSVAATAIAGGFMTGAIVAPEMTRYNRKGAHVFVQSASSMILSEYIVGLTGVLLGHMVGSNQVSQIVLSTSGVFGVLVVLMSTAKINDWNLYGSSLGVVNFFQVVFRKRLRRGAVTIVLGIAGTALSAVGIMTHFTDFLSVLGVAIPPVGGIIVAEYWVVRRMRGPLDETREAQTLPATSPVWVPMSLVIWAAAFCVGKFYTGGIPALNSLLTAFVLYCVLGLAGWIRTYGTTTLDDEPVDGAGQSPSVSGTAPVGAP